From Butyricimonas paravirosa, one genomic window encodes:
- a CDS encoding glycosyltransferase family 4 protein, with translation MKIAIEAQRIFRTNKHGMDFVALETIRELQKLDHIHEYYILVAPGEDHCLEESANFHIIEIKCPTYPLWEQVALPLAIRKIKPEIVHCTSNTAPLFCPAPLILTLHDIIFLEKRVHNNKSMYQNMGWYYRRFVVPRILKKCRQIITVSQFECHRIQETLHLPEEQIIAIHNGFSQRFHPLESVYDTTKKYIPSKEYLFFLGNTDPKKNTPRTLKAYSVYVQQSAHPLPLLIADLKEEVIHQILKQEGIENIKNMLYSPGYITHSDLPAIYNGARTFLYTSLRESFGIPLLEAMACGTPVITSNTSAIPEIAGDGAILVNPLDVNAIAKELLRLETDVPYRNQQIAYGLERSKLFSWQHTAEQLLKIYESIH, from the coding sequence ATGAAAATAGCCATTGAAGCACAACGCATTTTTCGCACGAATAAACACGGGATGGATTTTGTCGCTCTCGAAACAATCCGGGAATTACAAAAGCTAGATCATATTCATGAATATTACATATTGGTTGCCCCCGGAGAAGATCATTGTCTGGAAGAATCAGCCAACTTCCATATTATAGAAATAAAATGCCCGACCTATCCGCTATGGGAACAAGTTGCCTTACCACTAGCCATACGCAAGATAAAACCGGAGATTGTACATTGTACGAGTAACACAGCTCCATTATTCTGTCCGGCACCACTAATCCTCACATTACATGATATTATATTTTTAGAAAAACGGGTACACAATAATAAGTCCATGTACCAAAACATGGGATGGTACTATCGTCGTTTTGTTGTTCCCCGGATACTGAAAAAGTGTAGACAGATTATTACCGTGTCCCAATTCGAATGTCATCGGATTCAGGAAACATTACATCTGCCGGAAGAACAAATTATCGCCATTCACAATGGTTTCAGCCAGCGTTTCCATCCGCTAGAATCGGTTTATGACACCACGAAAAAATATATCCCGTCCAAAGAATATTTATTTTTCTTGGGAAATACCGATCCTAAAAAAAATACACCACGCACGTTAAAAGCGTATAGCGTGTATGTACAACAATCTGCCCACCCATTACCCCTGTTGATTGCAGACCTGAAAGAAGAAGTCATCCATCAAATATTAAAACAAGAGGGTATCGAAAACATTAAAAATATGCTCTATTCTCCGGGCTATATCACCCATTCTGATTTGCCCGCCATATATAATGGTGCCCGGACTTTCCTCTACACTTCCCTACGGGAAAGTTTTGGAATTCCTCTTTTGGAAGCCATGGCATGTGGCACTCCGGTCATTACTTCTAACACCTCTGCCATTCCGGAAATCGCAGGAGACGGAGCGATATTGGTTAATCCGCTAGACGTTAATGCCATCGCCAAGGAATTACTCAGACTGGAAACAGACGTTCCCTACCGGAATCAACAAATTGCATACGGCTTGGAAAGAAGTAAGCTATTCTCTTGGCAACACACGGCAGAACAATTACTGAAAATATATGAATCTATACACTAA
- a CDS encoding glycosyltransferase, protein MNIQEVLYIFEYICWILASIAVAYPLIYSLASLGTRKSYYPTANKQHKFAILFPAYKEDRVILPVVESFLQQHYPQELYKVIVISDHMQETTNERLAQLPITLLKANYENSSKAKALNFAMDHFGRDEFDAVVILDADNIVDTNFLLEINKVFDAGVQAIQAHRTAKNRNTDIAVLDGLSEEVNNSIFRRGHVRLGISSALIGSGMIFNYQWFHDNVKHLVTTGEDKELEVLLLKQRIFIEFLDEVYVYDEKTQGEKGFYNQRRRWLATQFAQWGRVFKDLPQAILSGNIDYSDKLIQWMLPPRLILFGGIIVMGSIMQIIDWPLALKWWALFLIMGVTLCLAIPDKLVDDRFKKSINKLPLLFIMMVVNLFRMKGMNKKFVNTEKNGSSTL, encoded by the coding sequence ATGAATATTCAAGAAGTATTATACATATTCGAGTATATTTGTTGGATTCTTGCAAGTATTGCCGTTGCATACCCACTAATTTATTCTCTTGCCTCTCTAGGAACAAGAAAATCATATTACCCGACAGCCAATAAACAACATAAATTCGCCATCCTGTTCCCCGCTTATAAAGAGGATAGGGTTATCCTTCCGGTCGTGGAGTCTTTCCTACAACAACACTATCCACAAGAGCTGTACAAAGTAATTGTCATCTCGGATCACATGCAGGAAACCACGAACGAACGGTTGGCTCAACTCCCAATCACGCTACTCAAAGCAAACTATGAAAATAGTTCGAAAGCGAAAGCCCTGAATTTCGCCATGGACCACTTCGGACGGGATGAATTTGATGCTGTTGTTATTCTGGATGCCGATAATATTGTTGATACAAATTTTTTATTAGAAATTAATAAAGTCTTTGATGCCGGAGTGCAGGCTATCCAAGCACACCGGACGGCAAAGAATCGGAACACGGACATTGCGGTTCTTGATGGTCTTAGTGAAGAAGTTAACAACTCCATTTTCCGACGTGGACATGTAAGACTAGGCATATCCTCCGCCCTGATAGGTTCGGGAATGATATTCAACTATCAATGGTTCCATGACAACGTAAAACACCTCGTCACCACAGGGGAAGATAAAGAATTAGAAGTTTTATTACTCAAACAGAGAATATTTATTGAATTTCTGGACGAAGTGTACGTATACGATGAAAAGACACAAGGAGAAAAAGGATTTTACAACCAACGCCGCCGTTGGTTGGCAACACAATTCGCTCAATGGGGACGAGTCTTCAAGGATCTTCCCCAAGCAATCTTGTCCGGGAATATTGATTACAGTGATAAACTGATCCAATGGATGTTACCACCTCGTCTTATCCTATTCGGAGGAATCATCGTGATGGGAAGTATCATGCAAATCATTGATTGGCCGCTTGCCTTGAAATGGTGGGCTTTATTTCTTATCATGGGAGTCACGTTGTGTCTCGCCATACCGGACAAACTAGTGGATGATCGGTTCAAAAAATCAATCAACAAACTACCCTTGTTATTTATCATGATGGTAGTCAATTTATTCCGGATGAAGGGAATGAACAAAAAGTTCGTGAACACGGAAAAGAATGGTTCCTCAACTTTATAA
- a CDS encoding glycosyltransferase family 2 protein — protein MNQQPDISIITINYNGLEETCQLIESLQQYPQDCSYEFIIVDNGSIQNEALLLQKKYPEVHVIRSEQNVGFSGGNNLGIQTAKGKGIFLLNNDTLVTANDLKYLYERLYSSPVIGAVSPKIKFAFPPQHIQFAGFTPLSKYTLRNRTIGYNETDEGQFDIPQETSYLHGAAMMVKREVVEQVGRMPEIYFLYYEEMDWCTQMSRQGYQLWYEPRCTIYHKESRSTGKDSPLKTYYLTRNRLLYAWRNRQGRTLYISILYQLLMANPKNIMMYLLHGRLLQAKAIFDGSKDFFLLKHKRENI, from the coding sequence ATGAACCAACAACCTGATATATCCATTATTACTATTAATTATAACGGTTTGGAAGAAACCTGCCAACTAATAGAATCTCTACAACAATACCCACAAGATTGCTCGTACGAGTTTATTATTGTCGATAATGGTTCTATTCAGAATGAAGCGTTACTTCTTCAAAAAAAATATCCGGAAGTTCACGTCATTCGCAGTGAACAAAATGTAGGTTTTTCGGGAGGAAATAATTTGGGGATTCAGACTGCCAAAGGAAAAGGGATATTCTTGCTAAATAATGATACATTGGTCACAGCCAACGATCTAAAGTATCTATACGAAAGATTGTATAGCTCCCCGGTAATAGGTGCCGTAAGTCCAAAAATCAAATTTGCTTTTCCACCCCAGCATATACAATTCGCAGGGTTCACTCCTTTAAGCAAATACACGTTACGTAATCGGACTATCGGGTATAACGAAACGGATGAAGGACAATTCGACATACCACAAGAAACGAGTTATTTACATGGAGCCGCCATGATGGTAAAACGAGAAGTAGTCGAACAAGTCGGGAGGATGCCGGAAATCTATTTCCTCTATTACGAAGAAATGGACTGGTGTACACAAATGTCAAGACAAGGATATCAGTTATGGTACGAACCTCGTTGCACCATATACCACAAAGAAAGTCGCAGTACCGGTAAAGATTCTCCTTTAAAAACATATTACCTCACCCGGAATCGCTTGTTATACGCATGGCGCAATCGACAAGGAAGGACACTCTATATATCTATACTATATCAGCTTTTAATGGCCAATCCTAAAAATATAATGATGTATCTACTACACGGCAGATTATTGCAAGCAAAGGCCATTTTTGACGGGAGTAAGGATTTTTTTCTATTAAAACATAAAAGAGAAAATATATGA
- a CDS encoding O-antigen ligase family protein, producing the protein MIKNGSSYITAIAFFIGLSAIYLLTLKGGIIPALLFACLPAIAMVTAKFCRKQYYFYVFFVINYVITGIDRYIPLKFGMIMLGLTLGIGCLLLLKNIFQVYEWRRGFNALTALWGIWFFYCLFELFNPLAVADAWFIAINGYALFPLISAIIIPVLFTQFKHFHWLLVLWAILSILAALKGYWQKSHGFDSAELYWLFVEGGARTHIIHYGVRYFSFLSDAANFGITMGLSLVVFGISGFFVKTRWIKYLFWLTALTSTYGLLISGTRSAIAVPLVGLCAYAVLCRSFKNLFIAGGILIVIILFLTQTNIGNSNSIIRRMRSAFNKEDASFKVRGINKEKMIPLMRDKPFGVGLGLSGGRMERFAINSKLSELPPDSLLTMYWLETGIVGLSLYLSLLVLIFTRASYIAMFIIKDKRLKNILFSIIAGLAGVFVAAYANDITTYPNGILICILFVFLFIAPYYDKELTQNEPTT; encoded by the coding sequence ATGATTAAAAATGGCTCGTCCTATATTACAGCGATCGCATTTTTCATCGGTCTGAGTGCTATATACCTATTAACACTAAAAGGAGGAATTATCCCGGCCCTTCTTTTTGCCTGTTTACCGGCAATAGCCATGGTTACAGCCAAATTTTGCCGGAAACAGTATTACTTTTACGTCTTTTTTGTCATAAACTACGTCATCACTGGAATTGACCGATATATTCCATTGAAATTTGGAATGATTATGCTCGGTTTAACTTTAGGGATCGGATGTCTTCTTCTTTTAAAAAACATCTTCCAAGTATATGAATGGAGACGTGGCTTTAATGCGCTAACCGCTTTATGGGGTATATGGTTCTTTTATTGTTTATTTGAACTTTTCAACCCGTTAGCGGTGGCTGACGCATGGTTTATCGCCATAAACGGATATGCTCTTTTCCCGTTGATAAGTGCTATAATTATACCCGTCCTCTTTACTCAATTCAAACATTTTCATTGGCTATTAGTCCTGTGGGCTATCTTATCCATATTGGCAGCCTTAAAAGGATATTGGCAAAAAAGTCATGGATTTGACTCTGCCGAATTATACTGGTTGTTTGTAGAAGGCGGGGCAAGAACCCATATTATCCATTACGGAGTTCGTTACTTTTCCTTCCTATCGGATGCGGCAAACTTTGGAATCACAATGGGACTTTCTCTAGTCGTATTCGGGATTTCAGGCTTTTTCGTTAAAACACGTTGGATAAAATATCTATTTTGGCTTACTGCCCTTACCTCTACCTACGGATTATTAATCTCCGGAACCCGTAGCGCCATTGCTGTTCCTTTAGTCGGGTTATGCGCATACGCAGTACTATGTCGAAGTTTCAAGAATCTATTCATTGCCGGAGGAATATTAATAGTCATTATCTTATTTCTCACCCAAACCAATATAGGCAATAGTAACTCCATTATCCGCAGGATGCGTTCCGCTTTCAATAAAGAAGATGCCTCTTTTAAAGTCAGAGGGATCAACAAGGAAAAAATGATTCCTCTAATGAGGGATAAGCCTTTCGGGGTCGGATTGGGACTAAGCGGGGGACGCATGGAACGTTTTGCTATAAATAGTAAATTATCCGAATTGCCCCCGGACTCCCTACTTACGATGTATTGGCTGGAGACTGGAATCGTGGGATTATCTCTCTATCTTTCTTTGCTGGTCCTCATTTTTACACGGGCCTCCTATATTGCCATGTTCATCATCAAGGACAAACGATTGAAGAATATTCTATTTTCCATTATAGCCGGTCTGGCAGGTGTATTTGTTGCGGCCTATGCCAATGACATCACGACTTACCCGAACGGTATCCTCATTTGTATTCTATTTGTATTCCTATTCATTGCACCCTATTACGATAAAGAGTTAACACAGAATGAACCAACAACCTGA
- a CDS encoding exopolysaccharide biosynthesis protein, protein MKYITYFIKFFYRIRFWLIIAPIIVASLVYWKTNNSPRDYTTTCSIYTGIITGVNILSESGVTTTSYTQGSMMDNLLNIITADQTLKQVSLRLYARIMVYGDPHKDNIYTKASNYRNLYNHGIPIHNLIDKKSDNDSINEQRTYEKLLAYETNDPTNYVYGIYQWNLPYVNRETLKKIYVKRLGNSDVLEVSYTTNDPGIAYQTVLILIDEFNKQYQELRFGETNNVIKHFRHELDSIGKELKISEDSLTKYRVEKQVINYDEETKHVAALNRDYELQYWETLNNYNSTDSLKRELEKRMQLYTEIIQNNNSFILLNSKISEINEKLAMAKYYTSDAVSKVTIDSLQRELDKNETALTEAVHKIGYLKYSKEGISNENMIEEWLKQVLAYKKAQAELIVLNKRKIHMAQKYIHFAPIGSTLTRKERMVNINERRYLAILDALNTALLKQKSIQMNSASLKLMNAPYYPLVPSALGKHKLLTIGAYLATLIFTIFFFLIIEILDHTLHNLFKAEQLTGCKVLGAFTRQLSLAARRYNKVYATLSAQNLCNSATTYFKPDQSNIINLISNEPGEGKSYIMEQMAQQFMERGYDVTQLSWQNEPQTDAQAFIQSLNMNDPDDLEKNSLKEKIVIVEYPSLKEAALTANILQNVSLNLQVVDSRRTWKNTDQQRFERTKEMCHKAPLFLVLNYTKRDAAEDVNGLMPPYSFLRKLLYQLSQLGLTANDKTTQISKDKHRND, encoded by the coding sequence ATGAAATATATTACCTACTTTATCAAGTTCTTCTATCGTATTCGCTTCTGGTTGATCATAGCACCGATTATCGTTGCTTCTCTCGTCTACTGGAAAACCAATAATTCCCCCCGCGATTACACGACGACTTGCTCCATATATACCGGAATTATCACGGGTGTCAATATTTTATCCGAAAGCGGGGTTACCACGACATCTTATACTCAAGGTAGTATGATGGATAACCTGTTAAATATCATCACTGCGGACCAAACCTTAAAACAGGTTTCATTACGCCTATATGCTCGCATTATGGTATACGGTGATCCCCATAAAGACAATATCTATACAAAAGCCAGTAATTATAGAAATCTCTACAATCACGGAATACCTATTCATAATTTAATAGATAAAAAATCTGATAATGATTCGATCAACGAGCAACGTACCTACGAAAAGTTACTTGCTTATGAAACAAACGATCCGACAAACTACGTCTACGGAATATATCAATGGAATCTCCCCTATGTAAATCGGGAAACTTTGAAAAAAATATATGTCAAACGCCTTGGTAATAGTGATGTGCTTGAAGTTTCATATACAACAAACGATCCCGGTATCGCATATCAAACAGTACTGATTTTGATTGATGAATTTAATAAACAATATCAAGAGCTACGTTTCGGCGAAACTAATAATGTCATCAAACATTTCCGCCACGAACTGGATAGTATTGGAAAAGAACTCAAGATTTCAGAAGATTCCCTTACCAAATATCGAGTGGAAAAACAAGTGATCAATTATGACGAAGAGACAAAGCATGTGGCAGCTTTGAATCGGGATTACGAATTACAATACTGGGAAACACTAAATAATTATAATTCAACTGATAGTTTAAAACGGGAACTCGAAAAAAGGATGCAATTATACACGGAAATTATTCAAAACAATAATTCGTTTATCCTTTTAAATAGCAAAATCAGCGAGATCAATGAAAAGCTGGCCATGGCAAAATACTACACGAGTGATGCTGTTTCGAAAGTAACCATTGATTCTCTCCAGCGTGAATTAGACAAAAACGAGACGGCTTTAACTGAAGCCGTTCATAAAATAGGGTATCTGAAATATAGTAAAGAGGGAATTTCCAACGAGAACATGATCGAAGAGTGGTTGAAACAAGTTCTCGCCTATAAAAAGGCTCAGGCAGAATTAATCGTTTTAAATAAACGAAAGATTCATATGGCTCAAAAATACATTCATTTTGCCCCTATCGGTTCGACCCTAACACGTAAAGAACGTATGGTAAACATCAATGAAAGAAGATATTTAGCGATTCTTGACGCCTTGAATACAGCTTTATTAAAACAGAAGAGTATTCAAATGAATTCTGCCAGTTTGAAACTAATGAACGCCCCCTACTACCCCTTAGTTCCCTCCGCACTTGGTAAACACAAATTACTAACAATCGGAGCTTATTTAGCAACATTAATATTCACAATATTTTTCTTCTTGATTATTGAGATACTGGATCATACATTACACAATCTCTTCAAAGCCGAACAATTAACCGGATGTAAGGTTCTGGGAGCTTTCACCCGGCAATTATCTCTTGCAGCCAGAAGATATAATAAAGTTTACGCCACGCTTTCCGCACAAAACTTGTGCAATTCCGCAACGACTTATTTTAAGCCTGATCAAAGTAATATTATAAATTTAATCAGTAACGAACCCGGAGAAGGAAAGAGCTATATCATGGAGCAAATGGCTCAACAATTTATGGAACGAGGATATGACGTAACACAATTATCCTGGCAAAATGAACCACAGACAGATGCTCAAGCTTTTATTCAATCCTTGAACATGAATGACCCGGATGATTTGGAAAAGAACAGCCTAAAGGAAAAAATCGTTATCGTAGAGTATCCTTCGTTAAAAGAAGCCGCATTAACAGCCAATATCTTACAAAATGTCAGCCTAAATTTACAAGTTGTAGATTCTAGACGTACATGGAAAAATACAGATCAACAACGATTTGAACGGACAAAAGAAATGTGTCATAAAGCACCCCTGTTTTTGGTATTAAATTACACGAAACGGGATGCGGCGGAAGACGTGAATGGTTTAATGCCACCTTATTCTTTTTTACGCAAATTATTGTATCAACTTTCACAATTAGGACTAACTGCAAACGACAAGACAACACAAATCTCTAAAGATAAACACCGTAATGATTAA
- a CDS encoding TolC family protein yields MGAKYIIIACLLCADFVCLAQEKQKRDSILPYESFVPQTLTTNEYINYQLPPLDSLFEGAKTNPRLKAIGASIEAARNDLKATKRDWLQYFSVRAGYTYGILGTYTDQESQYTPLTTVYSGATQNSWSIGANIIIPFNRFFSHRVNVKKQKELVKNAEYTQQIKFDEIKNEIIELYCNIQYQLKLLKLATESITLYNAEYQVAELDYINNKNNKDRSLSDLKHSQKVAKIEYEKIINELNIMFLKLELISNIHFRNQ; encoded by the coding sequence ATGGGTGCTAAATATATTATTATAGCCTGTTTATTATGTGCTGATTTTGTTTGCCTTGCTCAAGAGAAACAGAAAAGGGATTCTATTCTTCCTTATGAAAGTTTCGTTCCGCAAACATTAACAACCAATGAATATATTAACTATCAATTACCTCCACTGGACTCGCTTTTTGAAGGAGCTAAAACAAATCCCCGGCTGAAAGCAATAGGCGCATCTATCGAGGCTGCCCGTAATGACCTAAAGGCAACCAAACGAGATTGGTTACAATACTTTTCCGTACGAGCCGGGTACACGTATGGAATTCTCGGAACATATACCGATCAAGAAAGCCAGTATACACCCTTAACAACCGTATATTCCGGAGCAACTCAAAATAGCTGGTCCATAGGAGCCAATATCATTATTCCTTTCAACAGGTTCTTCAGCCATCGGGTAAACGTGAAAAAACAAAAAGAACTTGTCAAGAATGCAGAGTACACGCAACAGATTAAATTCGATGAAATCAAAAACGAAATTATCGAATTATATTGCAACATTCAATACCAATTGAAATTGTTAAAGCTAGCAACAGAGTCCATTACCCTGTATAACGCAGAATATCAGGTAGCGGAGCTTGACTATATCAATAACAAAAACAACAAGGACAGGTCGCTAAGTGACTTGAAACATTCACAGAAAGTGGCAAAAATTGAATATGAGAAAATCATAAATGAATTAAACATCATGTTCTTAAAGCTTGAACTCATCAGTAATATTCATTTTAGAAACCAATAG
- a CDS encoding sugar transferase translates to MYTYYIGENTDWINKISHCLNCQVITFNNPIKTILCINEQSKKDISPTYIFVESYNKKRDLQWLNAIAQGDLKNTYLLLLSEKIAKEDIVDYLHAGTSEIVNINTTPEDLQTTLAFLPKIKQHTTVHVQNNPRRFKLPWWKRTFDILFSGTAIICLSPFLIVTALAIRIESKGPIIYKSKRVGSNYDIFDFLKFRSMYVDADKRLKEFEALNQYREETQDQQAHTETSPTSNQTNETLLVADDFITTEKQLLKNRRKQQKNAFVKFENDPRITKVGRFIRKYSIDELPQLVNILKGDMSIVGNRPLPLYEAELLTTDEYIERFMAPAGLTGLWQVEKRGDQGALSAEERKQLDIKYARNFSFGNDIKIICKTFTAFVQKENV, encoded by the coding sequence ATGTACACGTACTATATCGGGGAAAACACGGACTGGATAAACAAAATATCACACTGTCTGAATTGTCAAGTTATTACTTTCAATAACCCGATTAAAACGATTTTGTGCATCAATGAACAATCGAAGAAAGATATATCCCCTACCTATATCTTCGTCGAATCATACAATAAAAAAAGGGATTTACAATGGTTGAATGCCATCGCTCAAGGCGATCTGAAGAACACGTATCTACTACTGCTTTCAGAGAAGATTGCAAAAGAAGATATTGTGGACTATCTTCATGCTGGCACTAGCGAAATCGTCAATATCAACACAACCCCGGAAGATTTACAAACGACATTGGCTTTCCTGCCTAAAATAAAACAGCACACGACAGTTCATGTTCAAAATAATCCCCGGAGATTCAAGCTCCCTTGGTGGAAAAGAACATTTGACATTCTCTTTTCCGGGACGGCAATTATTTGCCTCTCCCCGTTTCTGATTGTAACGGCACTTGCCATCCGGATCGAAAGTAAAGGTCCTATTATATATAAATCCAAACGAGTCGGAAGTAATTACGACATATTTGATTTCCTCAAATTCCGTTCCATGTACGTGGATGCGGACAAACGCCTGAAGGAATTCGAGGCCTTGAATCAATACCGGGAAGAAACACAAGATCAACAGGCTCATACCGAAACTTCCCCAACCTCCAATCAAACCAACGAGACTCTTCTCGTGGCCGATGATTTCATCACGACAGAAAAACAATTATTAAAGAACAGACGGAAACAACAGAAAAATGCTTTCGTCAAATTCGAGAACGATCCCCGAATTACCAAAGTCGGACGTTTCATCCGTAAATATAGCATTGATGAACTTCCTCAACTGGTTAATATACTGAAAGGAGATATGTCCATCGTCGGCAACCGCCCCCTCCCCTTATACGAGGCGGAATTACTAACCACGGACGAATACATCGAGCGTTTCATGGCACCTGCCGGACTCACCGGTTTATGGCAAGTAGAAAAAAGAGGTGACCAAGGAGCCCTTTCCGCAGAAGAAAGAAAACAACTAGATATAAAATATGCCCGCAACTTTTCGTTCGGGAACGATATAAAGATCATTTGCAAAACATTCACGGCGTTTGTGCAAAAAGAGAATGTGTGA
- a CDS encoding response regulator transcription factor, with the protein MSKNILIVDDKPEIAKVITIQLSKDYNVHSEGNPIEALAWMHAGNIPDLIISDVNMPEMDGRTFLKQLKASSTFNFIPVIILSSLESSNDRIELLEAGASDFVLKPFNPQELKIRVRNLLR; encoded by the coding sequence ATGAGTAAAAACATTCTGATAGTGGATGATAAGCCTGAAATAGCGAAAGTCATCACGATCCAACTATCCAAGGATTATAATGTACATTCGGAAGGAAATCCGATTGAAGCTCTTGCATGGATGCACGCAGGAAACATTCCCGATCTTATTATATCGGACGTAAATATGCCGGAAATGGACGGAAGAACATTCCTCAAGCAGCTAAAAGCAAGCTCCACGTTCAATTTTATACCCGTTATTATTTTATCCAGCCTGGAGAGCAGTAACGACCGAATTGAATTGCTGGAGGCAGGAGCCTCTGACTTCGTGCTAAAACCTTTCAACCCGCAGGAGCTGAAGATCAGAGTACGTAATTTATTGCGGTAA
- a CDS encoding PAS domain-containing hybrid sensor histidine kinase/response regulator, producing MGVYESLTREELVRKLLAQENLCHELQGKVGKLQEEIFQQAKNGESEGENEGDVCENVVVKRTEKFLADNVVRLSLMLEAGNVFPWFADIVSGKIEIGDELFKAYGVDRKEFHDDFFRMTTFIASIYPDDRGIFEAIYNSLLAGESCKIGLELRLDLLNTGEYKWVDLKGVAQEFDERGKVTKILGFIADIQKRRDDEQALIEAKQRAEESDRLKSAFLANVSHEIRTPLNAIVGFSEVIAHTESECEREEYLDIVKANSNLLLHLINDILDLSRIESGKMEFIDENIQMDELCEELRQMHQMRIKNDVKVIFKRPVASLTIVSDSHRLRQLYSNLISNAIKYTEKGSITLGYKLKGDMMEGYVRDTGSGIPAEKLNNVFGRFEKLDLLKQGFGLGLSICKSILDKMGGEIWVESELGVGSCFYFSIPYNGTFPVAGEQNKPLILVAEDMDCNYELVKAILEERYSVLRANDGIDVVTKYESSKPDLILMDVRMPGLDGLSAAGIIRELNPTIPIIATTAFAFETDREMALAAGCNEYMPKPLEAEKLKTMIERCLENKL from the coding sequence ATGGGTGTATATGAAAGCCTTACGAGAGAAGAACTCGTTAGAAAGTTGTTGGCGCAAGAAAATTTGTGTCATGAGCTGCAAGGAAAAGTCGGGAAATTGCAAGAAGAGATTTTCCAACAAGCAAAGAACGGGGAGAGCGAGGGGGAAAATGAAGGTGATGTATGTGAGAATGTGGTAGTGAAACGAACAGAAAAGTTCTTGGCGGATAACGTGGTCAGGTTATCGTTAATGTTAGAGGCCGGTAACGTTTTCCCCTGGTTTGCAGATATTGTCAGCGGGAAAATCGAAATCGGGGATGAATTATTCAAGGCGTACGGCGTTGATCGAAAGGAATTTCATGATGACTTTTTTCGTATGACCACTTTTATTGCCAGTATTTATCCGGATGATCGGGGAATTTTTGAGGCTATTTATAATAGTCTTTTGGCGGGTGAGTCGTGTAAGATTGGGCTGGAACTCCGGTTAGATTTATTAAATACCGGGGAGTATAAATGGGTGGATTTAAAAGGGGTGGCTCAGGAATTTGACGAACGAGGAAAAGTTACGAAAATTCTGGGTTTTATTGCTGATATTCAAAAAAGAAGAGATGATGAACAGGCTTTAATCGAGGCCAAGCAACGGGCGGAAGAATCGGATCGTTTGAAATCGGCCTTTTTGGCTAATGTTAGTCACGAAATTCGGACTCCGTTGAACGCTATTGTCGGTTTTTCCGAGGTGATTGCTCACACGGAAAGTGAATGTGAACGGGAAGAATATTTGGATATTGTCAAGGCGAATAGTAATTTATTGCTGCATCTGATTAATGATATTCTTGATTTATCTCGCATCGAATCCGGTAAAATGGAATTTATAGATGAGAATATACAGATGGACGAGTTGTGCGAGGAGTTACGGCAAATGCATCAGATGCGGATAAAGAATGACGTGAAGGTAATTTTCAAGCGACCCGTGGCATCTCTGACGATTGTTTCCGATTCTCACCGTTTGAGACAACTCTATTCAAATTTGATTTCCAATGCTATAAAATATACAGAAAAAGGGTCAATCACTCTCGGGTACAAGTTGAAGGGAGATATGATGGAAGGATATGTGCGAGATACCGGGAGCGGGATTCCGGCAGAAAAATTGAATAATGTATTCGGGCGTTTTGAAAAGCTGGATTTGTTAAAACAGGGCTTCGGGTTAGGGTTGTCTATCTGTAAATCCATTCTGGACAAAATGGGTGGAGAAATCTGGGTAGAATCCGAGCTTGGTGTCGGGTCTTGTTTCTATTTTTCAATACCTTATAATGGTACGTTTCCGGTTGCAGGAGAACAGAATAAACCGTTAATATTGGTAGCGGAAGATATGGATTGTAACTACGAGTTGGTCAAGGCTATACTGGAAGAGCGCTATTCCGTGCTAAGAGCGAATGACGGGATTGACGTGGTGACAAAATACGAATCGAGTAAACCGGATTTAATTTTAATGGATGTCCGGATGCCGGGATTGGATGGCCTGTCTGCGGCTGGGATTATCCGGGAATTGAATCCAACCATTCCAATTATAGCTACCACGGCCTTTGCTTTTGAAACGGATCGTGAAATGGCTCTTGCTGCCGGATGTAACGAATATATGCCCAAACCGTTAGAGGCTGAAAAGTTGAAAACTATGATTGAAAGATGTCTCGAAAATAAATTATAG